In Cytobacillus oceanisediminis, the following proteins share a genomic window:
- a CDS encoding helix-turn-helix domain-containing protein, giving the protein MEEIHLILAKNLKAFRENKKLSLEKVAELTGVSKTMIGQIERGESSPTITTIWKIANGLKISFTSLINHPQPDTQLVLKKEIQTLSEDNGRYRVYPYFPFENDKRFEVYTVEIDKGGYLSAEPHIEGTEELIVVFDGEITIRVNNDEFTLESGDSIRFKADRPHTYHNSGKSLARVSMILFYPAE; this is encoded by the coding sequence ATGGAGGAAATTCATTTAATTCTTGCTAAGAATTTAAAAGCATTTCGAGAAAACAAAAAATTAAGTTTAGAGAAGGTGGCCGAATTAACGGGAGTAAGCAAAACGATGATCGGCCAAATTGAACGGGGCGAATCAAGCCCGACCATCACAACCATTTGGAAGATTGCAAATGGACTAAAGATCTCTTTTACCTCCCTGATTAATCATCCCCAGCCGGATACTCAGCTTGTTTTAAAGAAGGAAATTCAGACATTATCGGAGGATAATGGCAGGTATCGGGTATATCCTTACTTCCCTTTCGAAAACGATAAAAGATTTGAAGTGTACACCGTCGAAATTGACAAAGGAGGATACCTTAGTGCTGAACCACATATCGAGGGAACCGAAGAGTTGATTGTGGTCTTTGATGGGGAAATAACCATACGGGTTAATAACGATGAATTTACATTAGAAAGCGGTGACTCCATCAGATTCAAAGCGGATAGGCCCCACACCTATCATAATTCAGGGAAATCATTGGCACGTGTCAGTATGATTTTATTTTATCCGGCAGAATAA
- a CDS encoding helix-turn-helix domain-containing protein, translating into MITVKEFADVLERDHILLVSGGRQNMNKEIAYLTSMELTEKTSRMKEKGFVMTTFHAFKNVNQIISHLEWMQEIGISAIGFHTAALKTIPIEIVDYSNTHSFPLFEIPQEVPYYIIHEKYNKLVNKKENEQASKIHKLNEKLMEIVLLEKDLNSIVKVIGEYINNVVCVLDPYFDLMAYWKTKEQTRDEIKHLINLIINQHKENVLKVRFTNRETNIAVKMDSSSDQNFKIAPLFSKMSFLGYLIICQNGTADKYSEEVIKNGIRALSLAAYNKNTLLHYQKSKDIEMLESIFQGESDDKNLSDFYMDLKKVRCIFQVQSSSPETLQSKLQMLSELLIENETNSRLWIYNRKIVGVIDSILDRDRLAKILTDYPGIRIGVSAIEEVNHCSKIKAMFEQSSIGLMHGQIHDAQLVFWDEMGIEKIAYNLQSHHLFQNFDEELLGPLFAYDQEKNASLTETLFIYLKHFFNLQKSSSELFVHPNTVKYRLQKITELMHVDIQNPSNYSMLMLAFSIHSYKQKAVQFQ; encoded by the coding sequence ATGATTACAGTCAAAGAGTTTGCAGATGTGTTAGAAAGGGATCATATTTTGCTGGTGAGCGGCGGCAGGCAAAATATGAATAAAGAGATTGCCTACTTAACAAGCATGGAGCTTACTGAAAAAACATCCCGTATGAAAGAAAAAGGGTTTGTAATGACCACTTTTCACGCTTTTAAGAATGTGAATCAAATTATTAGCCATTTAGAATGGATGCAGGAAATCGGAATTAGTGCAATTGGTTTTCATACAGCAGCATTGAAAACAATTCCGATAGAAATTGTTGACTACTCCAATACCCATTCTTTCCCGCTTTTTGAAATCCCCCAAGAGGTCCCATACTATATCATCCACGAAAAATATAATAAGCTGGTAAATAAGAAGGAAAATGAACAGGCTTCGAAAATACATAAATTAAATGAAAAACTGATGGAAATTGTTCTCCTGGAAAAGGATTTGAATTCAATTGTAAAAGTAATAGGAGAATATATAAACAATGTTGTGTGCGTGTTAGACCCGTATTTTGATTTGATGGCGTATTGGAAAACGAAAGAGCAAACCAGAGATGAGATTAAGCACCTGATTAATTTAATCATAAACCAGCATAAAGAGAACGTGTTAAAAGTACGCTTCACCAATCGTGAAACGAATATTGCTGTGAAGATGGATAGCTCTTCTGATCAGAATTTCAAGATAGCCCCGTTGTTTTCTAAGATGAGCTTTCTTGGTTATCTGATTATTTGTCAAAATGGAACGGCGGATAAGTATTCAGAAGAGGTCATTAAGAACGGTATACGTGCCTTAAGCTTAGCTGCCTATAATAAAAATACATTGCTTCACTATCAAAAAAGCAAAGATATAGAAATGCTGGAAAGTATTTTTCAAGGTGAGTCCGATGATAAAAATCTATCTGACTTCTATATGGACCTTAAGAAAGTAAGATGCATTTTCCAGGTGCAATCCTCCTCTCCGGAAACACTTCAGTCAAAACTTCAAATGCTTTCTGAGCTCTTAATAGAAAATGAAACAAACTCCCGATTATGGATTTATAACAGAAAAATTGTCGGGGTAATCGATTCGATTTTAGACAGAGATAGGTTAGCAAAAATCCTGACAGATTATCCAGGTATCCGTATTGGAGTAAGTGCAATAGAAGAAGTGAACCATTGCAGCAAAATTAAAGCTATGTTTGAACAATCATCAATAGGCTTAATGCATGGCCAAATTCATGATGCACAATTGGTGTTTTGGGATGAGATGGGGATTGAGAAAATAGCCTACAATTTACAATCACATCATTTGTTTCAAAACTTTGATGAAGAATTACTGGGTCCATTGTTTGCCTATGATCAGGAAAAAAACGCTTCGTTAACCGAAACACTATTTATATACTTAAAACATTTTTTCAACCTGCAAAAATCGAGCAGTGAATTATTTGTACATCCTAATACTGTAAAGTACAGATTGCAGAAAATAACTGAATTAATGCATGTGGATATTCAAAATCCATCCAATTATTCGATGCTGATGCTGGCATTTTCTATACACAGCTATAAACAGAAGGCAGTTCAATTCCAATAG
- a CDS encoding LysE family transporter, producing MSLLSFFLYVFVTSFTPGPNNIMAMVFANRFGLRNTIRFCLGVSAGFFVIMILCSYFNLLLHHFIPRIELIMTIIGVIYMLFLALKMMNSKSDNQNNNDGKQNGFLIGMLLQFINPKGILYGVTVISTFILPYHTSHTSLIFFSIFLAFVGFLSTFCWSVFGSIFQSFLAKYRSQFNVIMALLLVYSAGSILVGYFIR from the coding sequence ATGTCTTTATTATCTTTTTTCTTATATGTTTTTGTTACCAGCTTTACTCCAGGTCCAAACAATATTATGGCCATGGTATTCGCTAACCGGTTCGGTTTAAGAAATACGATTCGATTTTGTTTGGGGGTAAGCGCGGGGTTCTTTGTCATTATGATACTTTGCAGTTATTTTAATCTATTGCTTCATCATTTCATTCCAAGGATTGAATTGATCATGACCATCATTGGGGTCATTTATATGCTGTTTTTGGCCCTGAAAATGATGAACAGTAAATCTGATAATCAAAACAATAATGATGGAAAGCAAAACGGCTTTTTAATCGGGATGCTTTTACAATTTATTAATCCGAAGGGGATCTTATATGGGGTTACAGTTATATCAACCTTCATCCTCCCATACCACACATCACATACGAGCCTGATTTTCTTTTCCATTTTCCTTGCATTTGTTGGTTTCCTGAGTACCTTTTGCTGGAGTGTCTTTGGATCCATTTTTCAATCCTTCCTGGCGAAGTACAGGAGTCAGTTTAATGTGATAATGGCTTTGTTGCTGGTGTATAGTGCCGGGTCGATTCTTGTGGGGTATTTCATACGGTAA